The window CATGATGACGTCGGCCTCGGCGGCGGCCTCCGACGGGGTCACCACGCGCAGGCCCTGCTCCTCGGCCTTCGCCTTGGACTTGGAGCCCTCGTGCAGACCGACCCGGACGTCGACACCCGAGTCACGGAGCGACAGCGCGTGGGCGTGGCCCTGGCTGCCGTAGCCGATGACCGCGACCTTGCGGCCCTGGATGATGGACAGGTCGGCGTCGTCGTCGTAGAACAGCTCGGCCACTGGGTTCTCTCCTATGTGTGCTGGGTGTTGCGTCCCACCGTACGGCGGGAGGGGGAAGGGAAGTCTCGGGGTCTCGGAATACGGGCGCGTACGACTTCACGTACGGGTCGCACGTGAAGTCGTACGAGGCCTACGCGGACCGGTCGAGGGCGCGCAGCGAGCGGTCGGTGATCGACCGGGCGCCGCGGCCGATGGCGATCGTGCCGGACTGGACGAGCTCCTTGATGCCGAACGGCTCCAGCATCTTGAGCATGGCCTCCAGCTTCTCGCTGCCGCCGGTGGCCTCGATGGTGACGGCCTCCGGGGAGACGTCCACGGTCTTGGCGCGGAACAGCTGGACGATCTCGACGATCTGGGAGCGCGTCTCGTTGTCGGCGCGCACCTTCACCAGAACGAGTTCGCGCTGAACGGCCGCGGACGGCTCCAGCTCGACGATCTTCAGGACGTTGACGAGCTTGTTGAGCTGCTTGGTGACCTGTTCGAGCGGCAGTTCCTCGATCACGTTCACCACGATCGTGATGCGCGAGATGTCGGGGTGCTCGGTGACGCCGACGGCGAGCGAGTCGATGTTGAAGCCGCGTCGGGAGAACAGGGCGGTGATCCGGGCGAGGACACCGGGCTTGTTCTCCACCAGGACGGAGAGCGTGTGCTTGGACATGGTCTGCTTCCTTTACCTACGGCTCTCAGTCGTCTTCGTTGTCGCCGAAGTCCGGGCGGACGTCCCGGGCGGCCAGGATCTCGTCGTTCGAGGTGCCGGCGGCGACCATCGGCCACACCATGGCGTCCTCGTGGACGATGAAGTCGATCACGACGGGACGGTCGTTGATCGAGTTCGCCTCTTCGATGACCTTGTCCAGGTCGTCCGCGGACTCGCAGCGGATCGCGTAGCAGCCCATGGCCTCCGACAGCTTGACGAAGTCGGGGACGCGGGTGCCGGCGCTCGGCTGCTTTCCGTCGGCGTCGGGGCCGGAGTGCAGCACGGTGTTGGAGTACCGCTGGTTGTAGAAGAGGGTCTGCCACTGGCGGACCATCCCGAGGGCGCCGTTGTTGATGATGGCGACCTTGATCGGGATGTTGTTCAGGGCGCAGGTGGTGAGCTCCTGATTGGTCATCTGGAAGCAGCCGTCGCCGTCGATCGCCCAGACCGTGCGGTCCGGGGCGCCGGCCTTGGCTCCCATCGCGGCCGGGACCGCGTAGCCCATCGTTCCGGCGCCGCCGGAGTTCAGCCAGGTCGCGGGCTTCTCGTACTGGATGTAGTGCGCGGCCCACATCTGGTGCTGGCCGACGCCCGCCGCGAAGATCGTGCCCTCGGGGGCGAGCTGTCCGACGCGCTCGATGACCTGCTGCGGGGAGAGCGAGCCGTTGTCGGGCTGCTCGTAACCGAGCGGGTAGGTCTCGCGCCAGCGGTTGAGGTCCTTCCACCACGCGGTGTAGTCGCCGGTCTGGCCCT is drawn from Streptomyces liliifuscus and contains these coding sequences:
- the ilvN gene encoding acetolactate synthase small subunit, whose protein sequence is MSKHTLSVLVENKPGVLARITALFSRRGFNIDSLAVGVTEHPDISRITIVVNVIEELPLEQVTKQLNKLVNVLKIVELEPSAAVQRELVLVKVRADNETRSQIVEIVQLFRAKTVDVSPEAVTIEATGGSEKLEAMLKMLEPFGIKELVQSGTIAIGRGARSITDRSLRALDRSA